One segment of Cynocephalus volans isolate mCynVol1 chromosome 8, mCynVol1.pri, whole genome shotgun sequence DNA contains the following:
- the LOC134384122 gene encoding peptidyl-prolyl cis-trans isomerase FKBP1B-like encodes MFPKKGQMCVEHYTGRLQSGKKFDSSRDRNKPFKSRIGKQEVIKGFEEGAAQMRLGQQVKLTCTPDMAYGAMGHPNIIHRSATLIFELFNLE; translated from the exons ATGTTCCCCAAGAAGGGCCAGATGTGTGTGGAGCACTACACAGGAAGGCTCCAAAGTGGGAAGAAATTTGATTCATCCAGAGACAGAAACAAACCTTTCAAGTCCAGAATTGGCAAACAGGAAGTCATAAAAGGTTTTGAAGAGGGCGCAGCCC AGATGAGGTTGGGGCAGCAGGTTAAGCTGACCTGCACCCCTGATATGGCATATGGAGCCATGGGCCACCCCAATATCATCCATCGCAGTGCCACCCTCATTTTTGAGCTGTTCAACTTAGAGTGA